In the Chryseobacterium sp. MYb264 genome, one interval contains:
- a CDS encoding tetratricopeptide repeat protein, which yields MNTKIIFLSLIFAFTFSGLLFGQNHYRTLVFEGNQKFNAKDYDGASAKYFEAIKSNRKDFTAHYNLANALYKSKKYEEAKTEFERAQKLAQTIPDKAAALHNMGNTYMQLNQPEEAAKFYKQSLKQDPYNEATRKNYEIAKLKEKENQQKKQQNNSGKGGGGNDQKQNDDQKGNPNDKNQNQGSGKQNQGESQQGKDPNQNQNNEGKMPKDLENAILNKVSEKERETARRILNKNSYSMPESNEKDW from the coding sequence ATGAATACTAAAATCATATTTTTATCGTTAATATTTGCTTTTACGTTCTCGGGATTGCTTTTTGGGCAGAACCATTACAGAACATTAGTATTCGAAGGCAATCAAAAATTTAATGCTAAAGATTATGATGGTGCGTCTGCCAAATACTTTGAAGCCATAAAGTCCAATAGAAAAGATTTTACAGCTCATTATAACCTGGCCAATGCACTATATAAAAGTAAAAAATATGAAGAAGCTAAGACCGAATTTGAAAGAGCACAGAAACTGGCTCAGACCATTCCGGATAAGGCCGCAGCGCTTCATAATATGGGCAATACTTATATGCAGCTGAATCAGCCTGAAGAGGCCGCAAAATTTTATAAGCAATCCCTGAAACAAGATCCCTACAATGAGGCTACCAGAAAAAACTATGAAATCGCTAAATTGAAGGAAAAAGAAAATCAACAAAAAAAACAGCAGAACAACTCAGGTAAAGGAGGCGGTGGCAACGACCAAAAACAGAATGATGATCAAAAAGGAAACCCGAATGATAAAAACCAGAATCAGGGAAGCGGTAAGCAGAACCAGGGTGAAAGTCAGCAGGGAAAAGATCCTAATCAGAATCAAAATAATGAAGGCAAAATGCCTAAAGATCTCGAAAACGCAATTCTAAATAAAGTAAGCGAAAAAGAAAGAGAAACCGCCAGAAGAATTTTGAACAAAAATTCTTATTCGATGCCTGAGAGCAACGAGAAAGATTGGTGA
- a CDS encoding MarC family protein: MEVFNDFSIKEIVTCFMVLFAVIDIIGSVPIVVSLQQKFGQIEAGRASVTAGAIMIVFLFVGNKILKLIGVDVNSFAIAGAFVIFIIALEMILGIEINKSSEAKSASIVPIAFPLVAGAGTLTTTLSLRAEFHDINIILGIILNTIFVYLVLKSAKWLEKKMGEATLSILQKVFGIILLAISIKLFTANFAQLVQNYINF; this comes from the coding sequence ATGGAAGTTTTCAATGATTTTTCAATAAAAGAAATTGTTACCTGCTTTATGGTACTTTTTGCAGTAATAGATATTATCGGTTCTGTTCCTATTGTGGTAAGCCTGCAGCAGAAATTCGGACAGATAGAGGCGGGCAGGGCTTCGGTCACCGCCGGTGCGATTATGATCGTTTTCCTTTTTGTGGGAAACAAAATCCTTAAACTCATTGGTGTAGACGTTAATTCCTTTGCTATTGCAGGGGCATTTGTTATTTTTATTATTGCGCTGGAAATGATATTAGGGATTGAAATCAATAAAAGTTCGGAAGCCAAATCAGCATCCATTGTGCCTATTGCTTTTCCACTCGTAGCCGGAGCCGGTACATTAACGACCACACTTTCCCTTAGAGCTGAATTTCATGATATTAATATTATTTTAGGTATTATTCTCAATACAATTTTCGTATATTTGGTGCTGAAATCTGCCAAATGGCTGGAGAAGAAAATGGGCGAGGCAACTTTATCTATACTGCAAAAAGTTTTCGGAATCATACTCTTGGCAATATCAATTAAATTATTCACCGCAAATTTTGCACAGCTGGTGCAGAATTATATTAATTTTTAA
- a CDS encoding bacteriocin-like protein, whose amino-acid sequence MKNLKKLSRKEQAVITGAAIAKRCRTDNDCLGLWCCEDRCSNIRCAIN is encoded by the coding sequence ATGAAAAATCTGAAAAAACTTTCCAGAAAAGAACAGGCCGTTATCACCGGCGCTGCCATAGCTAAAAGGTGCAGAACCGACAATGATTGCCTAGGATTATGGTGCTGTGAAGACCGATGTTCCAACATCAGATGTGCAATTAACTAA
- a CDS encoding ABC transporter substrate-binding protein has translation MKIVSLVPSITETLFDLGLTEKEIIGRTKFCIHPEGKVKNVPVVGGTKNINIDKIRALKPDLILANKEENNKEQVESLMDDCKVIVTNVENIEDNYYLLKNLGKICNKEEKAQLFNLKIYEILNDIKINSKIKVAYLIWKNPYMTIGSDTFIHQILAETGFENIFKDRKRYPEIQISDLAAADIIMLSSEPFPFREKHIEEMKDVFPDKKIIIVDGEAFSWYGTHIAKCQNYFRTLMAEVDQFR, from the coding sequence ATGAAGATAGTCTCTCTCGTTCCTTCCATCACAGAAACTTTATTTGACTTAGGTTTAACCGAAAAGGAAATTATTGGAAGGACAAAATTTTGTATTCATCCCGAAGGAAAAGTAAAAAATGTACCCGTTGTCGGAGGTACAAAAAATATCAACATCGATAAAATAAGGGCGTTAAAACCTGATCTGATTCTTGCCAATAAGGAAGAAAATAATAAAGAACAGGTTGAATCTTTAATGGATGATTGTAAGGTAATTGTGACTAATGTAGAAAATATTGAAGACAATTATTATTTGCTTAAAAACCTTGGGAAGATTTGTAATAAAGAAGAAAAAGCTCAGCTTTTTAATCTTAAGATCTACGAAATTTTAAATGATATTAAAATTAATTCAAAAATAAAAGTAGCTTATCTCATTTGGAAAAATCCTTATATGACAATAGGTTCAGATACTTTTATTCATCAAATTTTGGCAGAAACCGGTTTTGAGAATATTTTTAAAGATAGAAAGCGCTATCCGGAAATTCAGATCAGCGATTTAGCAGCAGCGGATATTATTATGCTGTCTTCAGAGCCTTTTCCATTTAGAGAAAAACATATTGAAGAAATGAAAGACGTTTTTCCTGATAAAAAAATAATCATTGTTGACGGAGAAGCCTTCTCGTGGTACGGAACCCATATCGCGAAATGCCAAAACTATTTCAGGACGCTGATGGCTGAGGTAGATCAATTTCGGTAA
- a CDS encoding BatD family protein, which produces MLSSVFFYGQVSITIDPDKNDYSGKEVVNLTVVLEMNGSEYNQQTPIRLPDLSKFNIIGSGSVNNTYIDPGTNTVITQRISQIALEPKQKGKIKIGSVLVTVNNKIYKTEPFDILVKDVEKKSVAANNSNDLYLNMEIEDRDVYRDQPTIAVLKAYSKNMDNLRKVKNINLPKQENINVYPVSFAKSEIDPSDSGNLASQVLAVFMVFPNEAGYVEVPAVSASISSYAHKGRILSNKVKLNVRKLPEGSPDYFKDAVGSFSVKVYHSSKEKIEAKKPINVYVKVSGEGNLSDMQLPKIEHSPDYDVFAPKVTSNVAPGTTGIKGEILANYVVIPKKAGEITIKTEPFAFFNPSKKEYIDLGRETLAVNAFSHDQILEARSTVEKVNEYTNNFLETVNSPVLKTTSFKVKEKSKFNWSILFVNAAILITLLVGYLLFKNRQKKRNLVKENVPTRSLGSIAETENEIRRNFETDLNDYFSYLENLKDSGDYQKFFQTVDELDAETRGQYMQETPEEFSMYLMKNKNAAIADEYSKLSQKIQMEKYAPVPSPEGIDELLKAIVNLYSQINK; this is translated from the coding sequence ATGCTGTCTTCCGTATTTTTTTACGGACAGGTGAGCATAACGATTGATCCGGATAAGAATGATTATTCGGGGAAGGAAGTTGTAAATCTTACAGTCGTGCTGGAAATGAACGGGAGCGAGTATAATCAGCAGACCCCCATCCGTTTACCGGACCTGTCAAAATTCAATATTATAGGAAGCGGTTCTGTTAATAATACATATATCGATCCGGGTACCAATACGGTAATCACCCAGAGAATTTCACAAATAGCTCTTGAGCCAAAACAAAAAGGAAAAATTAAAATAGGATCTGTTTTGGTTACTGTCAATAATAAAATTTATAAAACAGAACCTTTCGATATTCTTGTAAAAGATGTTGAAAAAAAATCGGTCGCTGCCAATAATTCCAATGATCTTTATCTGAATATGGAAATTGAGGATAGGGATGTCTATCGTGATCAGCCTACCATTGCTGTGTTAAAAGCGTATTCCAAGAACATGGATAACCTGAGAAAGGTTAAAAATATCAACCTTCCTAAGCAGGAAAATATTAATGTTTATCCGGTAAGTTTTGCGAAATCTGAAATAGACCCTTCGGATTCAGGAAATCTTGCTTCCCAGGTTCTGGCTGTTTTTATGGTATTTCCTAATGAAGCAGGCTATGTGGAAGTGCCGGCAGTTTCGGCATCTATAAGCTCTTATGCCCATAAAGGCAGAATTCTTTCCAATAAGGTTAAATTAAATGTACGCAAGCTTCCCGAAGGTTCCCCCGATTATTTTAAGGATGCGGTGGGCAGCTTCAGTGTAAAAGTATATCATTCATCCAAAGAAAAAATTGAGGCTAAAAAACCTATTAATGTGTATGTGAAAGTTTCCGGTGAGGGGAACTTATCGGATATGCAACTGCCAAAAATCGAACATTCTCCGGATTACGACGTTTTCGCTCCTAAAGTGACTTCAAATGTTGCTCCTGGAACAACGGGGATTAAGGGTGAAATTTTAGCTAATTATGTGGTCATTCCTAAAAAGGCCGGAGAAATAACCATTAAAACAGAACCATTTGCCTTCTTTAATCCTTCCAAAAAGGAATATATCGATTTGGGACGGGAAACCCTTGCGGTGAATGCTTTTTCCCACGATCAGATTTTAGAGGCCCGTTCTACAGTTGAAAAAGTAAACGAGTATACCAATAATTTTCTGGAAACAGTCAACAGTCCGGTATTGAAAACGACTTCCTTTAAAGTGAAAGAAAAAAGCAAATTCAACTGGTCCATCCTTTTTGTGAATGCGGCAATCCTGATCACTTTATTGGTAGGTTATCTTTTATTTAAGAACCGTCAAAAAAAGCGTAACTTAGTTAAGGAAAATGTACCTACCCGCTCATTAGGATCCATTGCTGAAACTGAAAATGAAATCAGAAGAAATTTTGAGACAGACTTAAATGATTATTTCAGTTATTTAGAAAATCTTAAAGATAGTGGAGATTATCAGAAGTTCTTTCAAACCGTTGATGAGCTGGATGCTGAGACCAGAGGCCAATATATGCAGGAGACTCCGGAAGAGTTCAGCATGTATCTGATGAAGAATAAAAATGCTGCAATTGCTGATGAATACAGTAAGTTGTCTCAGAAAATCCAAATGGAAAAATATGCTCCTGTACCATCACCTGAAGGAATCGATGAACTTTTAAAAGCGATTGTTAATTTATATTCACAGATTAACAAATAA
- the mgtE gene encoding magnesium transporter produces the protein MNSKDELIFNPADIAETLSELHADERLLAFLKVPKEYKAEVFSHLDPDFQEETIRSIGSDEVSEILNAMTPDDRTALFEDFPDELIKYSINHLNPQERRIALKLLGYNSDSIARLMTPYYIQIRKEWTIKRCLQQIKKVGSKVETMNYLYVVDERNRLIDDIALGSLLLAEEDTLISDITDNHFVAITTTTSKEDAVQYFEKYDRGALPIVTESGVLVGIVTIDDILDQIESQNTEDIQKFGGLEALDLPYTQTSLVEMVKKRGTWLIILFFSEMLTASAMGYFEDEIQKAVVLALFVPLIISSGGNSGSQAATLIIRAMALQEIGLKDWWYVMKKEIFTGLLLGGILGVIGFLRIMVWHETGLFNYGIHWVFVGLSVAVSLVLIVLWGTLSGSMVPFILKKLNLDPATSSAPFVATLVDVTGLIIYFSVAGLFLTGKLL, from the coding sequence TTGAATTCTAAAGACGAACTTATCTTTAACCCGGCCGATATTGCAGAGACTCTTAGTGAACTTCACGCTGACGAGAGGCTTTTGGCGTTTTTGAAAGTTCCGAAAGAATACAAAGCCGAAGTATTCTCTCACCTTGATCCTGATTTTCAGGAAGAAACTATCAGAAGCATCGGAAGTGACGAGGTTTCAGAAATTCTGAATGCCATGACTCCCGATGACAGGACGGCTCTTTTTGAAGATTTCCCTGATGAACTGATTAAATATTCCATCAACCATCTGAATCCTCAGGAAAGGAGAATTGCCCTTAAACTCTTAGGGTATAATTCAGACTCCATTGCCCGTTTGATGACGCCTTATTATATCCAGATCCGTAAGGAATGGACCATAAAAAGATGTCTTCAGCAGATCAAAAAGGTAGGAAGCAAGGTAGAAACCATGAACTACCTCTACGTTGTCGACGAAAGAAACCGGCTGATTGACGATATCGCCCTGGGAAGTTTACTGTTGGCAGAAGAGGATACTTTAATTTCGGACATAACGGATAATCACTTCGTGGCCATAACAACCACTACCTCAAAAGAAGATGCTGTACAGTATTTCGAAAAATACGACAGAGGCGCTCTCCCTATTGTAACAGAGTCCGGTGTTTTGGTAGGAATTGTTACCATTGATGATATTTTGGATCAGATTGAATCCCAAAACACAGAAGATATCCAGAAATTTGGTGGATTGGAAGCGTTAGATTTACCTTATACCCAGACCTCTCTGGTAGAAATGGTAAAAAAGAGAGGAACATGGCTGATTATTCTTTTCTTCTCTGAAATGCTTACAGCCTCTGCAATGGGCTATTTTGAAGATGAAATTCAGAAAGCTGTTGTGTTGGCTTTATTTGTACCGCTCATCATTTCCAGTGGCGGGAATTCAGGTTCTCAGGCTGCAACCCTTATTATCAGAGCCATGGCGCTTCAGGAAATCGGTTTGAAAGACTGGTGGTACGTGATGAAAAAAGAGATTTTTACAGGGCTTCTTCTCGGTGGAATTCTGGGAGTGATAGGATTTCTTAGAATTATGGTCTGGCATGAAACAGGGTTATTTAACTACGGTATCCATTGGGTATTTGTAGGCCTCAGTGTCGCCGTTTCTCTTGTTCTCATCGTCCTTTGGGGAACCCTTTCCGGCTCGATGGTTCCTTTTATTCTCAAAAAATTAAATCTGGATCCTGCGACATCTTCCGCGCCTTTTGTGGCTACTTTGGTAGATGTTACGGGGCTTATTATTTATTTTTCCGTTGCAGGACTTTTCTTAACAGGTAAATTGCTGTAA
- a CDS encoding chorismate-binding protein — protein sequence MIYFKLPFDEKLYSTDEKNDQNSVQFYSFDGIRQVNFNGHIIEINIEKFNNTSITTELLPKDDNLFESEKKEEYLSQLEKVIQVIKENHLPKMVYSRRKIFTNFNTIDLKASFDNICKSYPNAFRYIFIDGENSWMGAFSEVLGKFNRKTHEFETMSLAGTLPVYEDWSEKEIEEQKPVSSYIRNILNNYSDHIDESKTYDHISGNIKHLRTDFTTKINPQDLDNIINDLHPTPAVCGIPKEFCKENIQKFEKFARELYSGYIRIENEDTIQYFVNLRCSKLYQNSVHSFVGGGITAQSNPEKEWTETELKSEAILKNLELI from the coding sequence ATGATCTATTTTAAACTTCCCTTCGACGAAAAACTCTATTCTACTGACGAAAAAAACGATCAAAATTCCGTACAATTTTATTCATTTGACGGAATCAGGCAGGTGAATTTTAATGGACATATCATCGAAATAAATATTGAAAAGTTTAATAATACAAGTATTACGACTGAGCTATTGCCCAAAGACGACAATCTATTTGAGTCCGAAAAAAAAGAGGAATATCTGAGCCAGCTTGAAAAAGTTATTCAGGTGATTAAGGAAAATCATCTTCCTAAAATGGTGTATTCCCGTAGAAAAATTTTCACCAATTTCAATACAATTGATTTAAAAGCAAGTTTTGATAATATCTGCAAATCTTATCCAAACGCCTTCAGATATATCTTTATTGATGGCGAAAATTCATGGATGGGAGCTTTCTCAGAAGTATTGGGGAAATTCAACCGAAAAACACATGAATTTGAAACTATGAGTCTTGCGGGAACCCTTCCCGTCTATGAAGACTGGTCTGAAAAAGAGATTGAAGAACAAAAACCCGTGTCATCTTATATTAGAAATATTTTAAATAATTATTCTGATCATATTGATGAATCTAAAACTTATGATCATATTTCAGGAAATATTAAACATCTCAGGACGGATTTTACAACAAAAATAAACCCTCAGGATTTAGACAATATTATTAACGATTTGCATCCTACTCCTGCAGTTTGCGGCATTCCAAAAGAATTTTGCAAAGAAAACATTCAGAAGTTCGAAAAATTTGCACGCGAATTGTACTCTGGTTATATTCGAATTGAAAATGAAGATACCATTCAGTATTTTGTGAATTTAAGATGCTCAAAATTGTATCAGAACTCGGTTCATTCTTTCGTTGGCGGTGGTATTACTGCCCAAAGCAATCCCGAAAAAGAATGGACGGAAACTGAACTCAAATCGGAAGCGATTCTGAAAAATTTAGAACTCATTTAA
- a CDS encoding bacteriocin-like protein, whose amino-acid sequence MKNLKKLSRKDQQLINGGALKKCKSNSECVYGWCCGGTCMEFACLEP is encoded by the coding sequence ATGAAAAATTTAAAGAAGCTTTCACGAAAAGATCAGCAACTGATCAATGGTGGAGCATTGAAAAAATGTAAAAGTAATTCAGAATGCGTCTACGGATGGTGCTGCGGTGGAACCTGTATGGAATTTGCCTGTCTTGAACCTTAA
- a CDS encoding helix-turn-helix domain-containing protein, producing MDVILLLILLIILIIYILYTNFVKQYSGNIPKYNQPQQYKNSYTLKLELQKKFIENQLKESLKTKTFCTISRDIVDKVLADLETFEKDSEYLEKGITLASLSKKLTTNTAYLSEIINIYKGKNFATYLNDLRIECAINRLSDDRKFRSYKLSVIADELGYNNEQAFTLAFKKRTGTPLSAYLKEMEKLKENP from the coding sequence ATGGATGTTATTTTATTGCTTATATTGCTAATTATATTAATTATTTACATACTTTACACCAATTTTGTAAAACAATATTCAGGAAATATCCCCAAATATAACCAGCCACAACAATATAAGAACAGCTACACATTAAAACTTGAGCTTCAGAAAAAATTTATTGAAAATCAATTGAAAGAGAGTCTAAAAACCAAGACTTTCTGTACGATTTCAAGAGATATAGTCGATAAAGTGCTTGCCGATCTGGAAACTTTTGAAAAGGACAGTGAATATCTGGAAAAAGGAATTACCCTGGCCAGTCTGTCAAAGAAACTTACTACCAATACGGCTTATTTATCGGAGATCATTAATATTTATAAAGGTAAAAATTTTGCTACCTATCTGAATGATTTACGAATAGAATGTGCCATTAACCGTTTGAGTGACGACAGAAAATTCCGTTCCTACAAATTATCTGTAATTGCTGATGAATTGGGCTATAACAATGAACAGGCTTTTACTTTAGCCTTTAAAAAGCGAACGGGAACTCCGCTTTCTGCTTATTTAAAGGAAATGGAAAAACTGAAGGAAAATCCATAA
- a CDS encoding bacteriocin-like protein → MKNLKKLNRQQQKAINGGGKIVKCTADDQCDFFQCCSYGVCVYSDIPICTLLS, encoded by the coding sequence ATGAAAAACTTAAAGAAATTAAACCGACAACAGCAAAAAGCCATCAACGGTGGCGGAAAAATTGTAAAATGCACTGCAGACGATCAGTGTGACTTTTTCCAATGCTGCAGCTACGGAGTATGTGTGTATTCAGATATTCCGATCTGTACCCTCCTTTCATAA
- a CDS encoding vWA domain-containing protein: MFNFEFYSPWFLALFLLFIPLFIRDISRWKTKGIKVPTVKNMETSSGILPVLFLLKLSKYIILSALIVAMARPRTFTISQDRDDTKGIDIMLSVDVSLSMLAKDLTPDRLTALKDIAIKFVNKRPNDRLGLVTYSGEAFTKVPVTSDHQVVVDELKNLNPLELQPGTAIGEGLSVAVNHLKNSKAKSKIIILMTDGVNTIENAMPAQVAAELAKSNGIKVYSIGIGTNGYALMPTQTDIFGDLVFTETEVKIDEPILREVAEMTGGRYFRATSNSSLEEVYNEINQLEKSEIKVSKLYNYEEYFKIFLWIALGMLFFDALLRWVIYKFLS; encoded by the coding sequence ATGTTTAATTTTGAGTTTTATAGTCCATGGTTTTTAGCGCTTTTTCTCCTTTTTATACCTTTATTTATTAGAGATATAAGCCGATGGAAAACGAAAGGGATTAAAGTTCCGACCGTTAAGAATATGGAAACAAGCAGTGGAATTCTGCCTGTCCTTTTTTTACTGAAGTTATCAAAGTATATTATACTTTCAGCACTTATTGTTGCGATGGCACGTCCGCGTACGTTTACCATTTCTCAGGACAGAGATGATACCAAGGGAATTGATATTATGCTTTCTGTAGATGTATCACTGAGTATGCTGGCTAAAGACCTGACGCCGGATCGGTTAACTGCACTTAAGGATATTGCCATAAAGTTTGTTAATAAGCGTCCCAATGACCGTTTGGGGCTGGTGACCTATTCAGGAGAAGCGTTTACCAAAGTTCCGGTGACCTCGGATCATCAGGTGGTTGTTGATGAGCTTAAAAATCTCAATCCGTTGGAGCTTCAACCCGGAACGGCCATTGGTGAGGGGCTTTCCGTTGCTGTTAATCATCTTAAAAACAGCAAGGCGAAGAGTAAAATCATTATTTTAATGACAGATGGGGTGAACACGATTGAAAATGCAATGCCTGCGCAGGTAGCTGCCGAATTGGCAAAAAGTAACGGAATCAAAGTCTATTCGATAGGGATTGGTACCAATGGATATGCTTTGATGCCCACTCAAACCGACATTTTCGGAGATTTGGTTTTTACGGAGACTGAAGTGAAAATAGATGAACCTATTTTACGGGAAGTAGCAGAGATGACGGGTGGAAGATACTTTAGAGCAACTTCAAACAGTAGTTTGGAAGAGGTATATAATGAAATTAATCAATTGGAGAAATCGGAGATTAAGGTTTCTAAATTATATAATTACGAGGAGTATTTTAAAATCTTTCTTTGGATCGCGTTAGGAATGCTGTTCTTTGATGCGTTACTGAGATGGGTGATCTATAAATTTTTAAGCTAA
- a CDS encoding vWA domain-containing protein: protein MDWYLGNYWYLLLLLLLPLLAVLLVHYLKWKKKKRKIFADDKFHEDLFEKKSWFTKFFPGLYLLGTLFLIFSIIDLLNGSEEVKTNQKLNNVIFMLDVSNSMNAEDIEPSRLTEAKNLMINTMQKMKNDKVGIVIFAGEATSIMPLTTDYSSAETYINGIETNSMQIQGTDFLKAMQAAADKFKNVAKGSRKIVLLSDGEDNEGKDDAAIRLANKEGITVTSVGVGTEEGAPVPEYVFGQLMGYKSDAAGQTVISKRQTEALKKMAESTGGSYIDGNNISEAPERIMDALSRKQSSGTTLVKSQNANHYYQYFLAVSIFFFLLIFLINPKRDFNV from the coding sequence ATGGATTGGTATTTAGGGAATTATTGGTACTTATTGTTGCTGTTGCTTTTACCGCTGCTGGCTGTTTTGTTAGTACATTATCTGAAATGGAAGAAAAAGAAAAGAAAGATTTTTGCGGATGATAAGTTTCATGAAGATTTATTTGAAAAGAAATCGTGGTTTACGAAGTTTTTTCCGGGATTATATCTGTTGGGAACATTATTCTTAATTTTTTCCATTATTGATCTGCTTAATGGTTCTGAAGAAGTAAAGACCAATCAGAAATTAAATAATGTCATCTTCATGCTGGATGTTTCCAATTCGATGAATGCTGAAGATATTGAACCCAGTCGTCTAACGGAAGCAAAAAATCTGATGATCAATACCATGCAGAAGATGAAGAATGACAAAGTGGGTATTGTGATCTTTGCAGGGGAAGCAACCTCTATAATGCCTCTAACAACGGATTACAGCTCTGCAGAAACCTATATCAACGGGATTGAAACCAATTCGATGCAGATTCAGGGAACTGATTTTCTGAAAGCAATGCAGGCTGCCGCTGATAAATTTAAAAATGTAGCAAAAGGGTCTAGAAAAATTGTTTTGCTGAGTGATGGGGAGGATAATGAAGGAAAAGATGATGCTGCGATAAGACTGGCCAATAAAGAAGGGATTACGGTAACCTCAGTGGGAGTCGGTACCGAAGAAGGGGCACCGGTTCCGGAATATGTATTTGGACAGTTAATGGGGTATAAATCGGATGCTGCCGGCCAGACAGTCATCTCCAAAAGGCAGACCGAAGCACTTAAAAAAATGGCAGAATCCACGGGGGGAAGTTATATAGATGGAAATAATATCAGCGAGGCTCCCGAAAGAATCATGGATGCGTTAAGCAGAAAGCAATCTTCGGGAACAACACTGGTGAAATCCCAGAATGCCAATCACTACTACCAGTATTTTCTGGCGGTATCGATATTCTTTTTCTTGCTTATCTTCCTTATCAACCCTAAAAGAGATTTTAATGTCTGA
- a CDS encoding BatD family protein, which translates to MKKLLFIFCCLICVNVFSQILSSTVDKKTIALGEVNRMVITINNLHNEDVSAAPKNELLPFHFEETKDSIAQNPDIYYRSIEFAVYEEGKFTIPELEFKVGSKILKTIPYEIDVINTAQKNDPIHDIMKNKELKLEATDYWELYKFYILGVIAVICLIIAIFMIIKWGRKSKSSPVVTTNQTLKELDSLKKKKYVESGNYRSFYVELIDISRKFITQQYHLPADVLLTDDLVDLMKKNNTISQENEKVVEEVFVRGDLVKFAKTIPDNNIMEKDFADIREFVKRSSKDLEFENLRKDV; encoded by the coding sequence TTGAAAAAATTATTATTTATATTTTGCTGTTTAATCTGTGTGAATGTTTTCTCACAGATACTTTCTTCCACCGTTGATAAGAAAACCATTGCTTTGGGAGAAGTAAACAGAATGGTGATCACGATCAATAATCTTCATAATGAAGACGTTTCGGCTGCTCCAAAAAATGAGCTGTTGCCTTTTCATTTTGAAGAAACCAAAGACAGTATTGCCCAGAATCCGGATATTTATTACCGAAGTATTGAATTTGCAGTGTATGAGGAAGGAAAATTTACGATTCCTGAGCTCGAATTTAAAGTAGGCAGTAAAATTTTAAAAACCATTCCTTATGAAATTGATGTCATTAATACGGCTCAGAAAAATGATCCTATTCATGACATTATGAAAAATAAAGAGCTTAAGCTGGAGGCCACAGATTATTGGGAGCTTTATAAGTTTTATATTTTGGGTGTCATTGCTGTTATCTGCTTAATCATTGCGATCTTTATGATCATCAAATGGGGTAGGAAGTCAAAAAGCTCACCGGTTGTAACCACCAATCAGACACTGAAAGAACTGGACTCACTGAAAAAGAAAAAATATGTGGAGAGCGGAAATTACCGTTCCTTCTATGTGGAACTTATCGATATTTCCAGGAAATTCATTACCCAACAATACCATTTACCGGCAGATGTTCTCTTAACGGATGATTTAGTTGATTTAATGAAAAAAAATAATACGATCTCTCAGGAAAATGAAAAGGTGGTGGAAGAGGTGTTTGTGAGAGGGGATTTGGTAAAATTCGCCAAGACCATTCCTGATAATAACATCATGGAAAAAGATTTTGCTGATATCAGAGAGTTTGTAAAAAGATCTTCTAAAGATCTAGAATTTGAAAACTTAAGAAAAGATGTTTAA